TCGGTGGTAGCAGAGGGGTTGCAGCAGCAACGTCGTGACGGTATTTCGGGTATCCAAACAGTTGGATATGGTCACTCGCTGATCAAACTTGATCCGGCGACACCTGCGAAAGTTGAGGCGTTTGCATTTGATCGGCTCGCCGGTCTTTTGCGTGAACAAAGCTATTCCACACAGGATGTGGATGCCGTGCTTGCCATGCAGCCGCAGCGTCTTGTTGAGGTGCCACATCGGCTTAAAGCCGTGCGCGCCTTCGCCGAGCTGCCCGAAGCCCCCGCCCTGGCCGCCGCCAACAAACGCATTGGCAACATCCTCAAGAAAGCCGAGCCGGATGGCGCGCTGCAGGCCGCGGTGAACGCCGATTTGCTGCAAGAACCGGCCGAGCAGGCGCTGTACACCGCCCTGCAGCAGACCGTGCCGCAGGCCGACGCGCAGTTTGCTGCCGGTGACTACACCGGCTCGCTGAAAACGCTGGCCGCGCTGCGCGCGCCGGTCGACGCCTTCTTCGACGGCGTGATGGTCAACGCCGAAGACCCGGCGCTCAAGGCCAACCGCCTGGCGCTGTTGCAGCAGCTGCACCAGGCCATGAACCGCGTGGCCGACCTGTCGCGCCTGGCCGCATGACCAACACGCCCGCGCCCGCCATCCCTTGGCGGGCCTTGATGTGGACGGTGCTGCCGCCGGTCGGCGCACTGCTGCTGCGCGCCGCCCTGCGCGAACGCACCGACGAGGCCACCGCCAGCCTGCAGGCGCTGGGCGCGGCCGTGCAGGTCAGCACACCGGGCGAGGCGGTGTGGGCGGCGTCCAAGCCTTTCGTGTTCACCCTCGTCGTGCTGGGTGCCCTGATCGCCGCGCTGTACTTTGGCCTGCGCACCAGCATTCGTCGCCACGGCTGGCCGCGCGTGGTGCCGTGGGTGCAGCGGGGCTGGCTGGTGCTTTGGCTGGTGGTGGCCGCGGCGCTGCTGCTCAATCACCTGAACCGCACCGGCCGCCAGCCGCAAGTCCCGCAGCAGGCCGAAGTGATGCTGGTGCGCGAAGTGGCGCCCAGCCAGCGCAACCTGGGTGGCGCCGATTTGTACCTGAAAGTGCCCGGCGAGGCCGAACCGCTGCACGTGCTGGCCGAGGGCCAGCGCCCCGCCGCCTACCCGCTCAAGAGCCAGGTGCGCCTGCAGCCCGAGGTGGGGCGCTGGTGGGGCCGCTGGGGCAGCGTTGCGCCGCTGGGCGCGCCGGCAGCAGCTGGCGCGGCGGCGGGCGTGGCCCCTGCGCGCGAAAGTGCCCCGGGCGGATAATCCGTGCCCATGAAACTTGTCATCGTCGACCGCGACGGCACCGTGTGTGTCGAGCGCGAAGGCTACATCCAGACGCCCGACGAGTGGGAAGCGCTGCCCGGCGCGCTGGACGCGATCGCCCGCCTCAACCAGGCGGGCTACCACGTGGTGGTGGCCGCCAACATGCCCGGCCTGGGCCGTGGCCTGTTCGATTCGGCGGCGCTGAACGCCATCCACACCAAGATGGCCAAGCAGCTGGCGGCCGTGGGCGGGCGGGTGGAGGCGATTTTCTTTTGCCCGCACGCGCCCGAAGAAGCCTGCACCTGCCGCAAGCCCGCGCCCGGCCTTTTCCACAAAATTGGCGAGCGCTACAAGATCGATTTGAAGCAGGTGCACGCCGTGGGCAACAGCCTGAGCGACGCGCAGGCCGCCCACGCGGCAGGCTGCGTGCCTCACCTGGTGCTGACCGGGCGCCACGCGCCGCAGGCGGATGCGCCCCTGCCGCCCGATTACCCGGCCGCCACCCGCGTGCACGCCGACCTGGCCGCCTTCGCCACCGCGTTCATCGCCGAGCAGGAAGCACTGGCCGCGGCCACGCGCGCGCAGGCGGCCGAGGCAGGCGGTGCTTCCGATCCAATTTAATGCTATTGAATCAATAGCTTCCGGCGCTTGAGCAGTCTGCGCCAACGCCCTTTTTATCTATGAACTTCATTCGTTCCCTGCTGCACATGCTGTGGATGATCATCACGGTCATCCCCTGGGCGTTGCTGGTGGTCATCGTCGCGCCCTTTGCCAGCCAGAAGCTGGTCTACAAGCTGTGCTCTGGGTGGCTGCGGCACGCGGTCAATTCGGGGCAGCTGATCTTGGGCATTCGCAACCGCGTGACCGGGTTCGAGAACCTGCCCAAGGGTGAGCGCGACCCGGCGGTGCTGCTCGTCAAGCACCAGTCCACGTGGGAGACCTTCACCATGGTGGCGATCATGCCGCACCCGCTGGCCTTCGTTTTCAAGAAAGAGCTGCTGTACATCCCTTTCTTCGGCTGGGCCATGGGCCGGCTGGACATGATCCACATCGACCGCAGCCGCCGCACCGAAGCCTTCACGCGTGTGGTGCAGCAAGGGCGCGAGCTGCTGGCCAAGGGCGTGTGGGTGATCATGTTCCCCGAGGGCACGCGCATTCCGCGCGGTGAAAAGGGCCGCTACCAAAGCGGGGGCGCGCGCCTGGCCATCGAATGCGGCGCGCCCGTCATTCCCGTGGCCGTCACCTCGGCCAAATGCTGGCCGCGCAAGGCCTTCATCAAAAAGCCCGGCATCGTCGACATTTCCATCGGCCCGGCCATTCCCAGCAAGGGCCGCAAACCCACCGAGCTGATGCGCGAGGCAGAGGAATGGATCGAGGCCGAAATGGTGCGCCTGGATCCAGAGGCCTACCCCAGCGGCCAGGCCAAGCTGTACACCAAGGCCAAGCCAGAGTAACGCGGCCAAGGCAGGGCAAGCCATGCTTCAAATGCTGCTGGACCTGTTCGACGACGCACGGCGGGTGCGCGCGCCGCAGGCTGGCGCAGCGGAAGATTCCAAGCCAGAAACGCCGCTGGCGCAGGTGGTTAGGGCGCCAGGCGCTCCGCAAATCGTAGCGAGTGCGCCACCCGTTGCCTTGGCCGACGCGGTGGCGCCCGCGCAGTTTGCGCACCCGCGCGCCAACCAGAGCATCCGCTTTGCGCACGCGCAGGTGGCCTATGAGTTTCGGCGTGGCCAGCGCCGCACCATCGGCTTTCAGGTGGGGGCCGACGGTCTCACTGTCAGCGCCCCGCGCTGGACACCCATGGCCGAGGTCGAAGCCGTGCTGCGCGCCAAAGAGCGCTGGATCGTCACCAAGCTGAGCGAAGCGCGCGAGCGCCATGCGCGCCTGGAATCGGCCCGCATCGAATGGCGCGAAGGGGCGCAGCTGCCTTTTCTGGGCGAGCCCGTGGTGCTGGTGCTCGACCCGCGCCAGCGCCACGGCCGCGGCGGCGCCGTGCTCGTGCCGTCAGAGCCTGCGGGTGAAGGCGCAGGCGTCGCGCCCAGCCCGATGGCGCTGCACATCGGCCTGCCGCAGGCCGCTACCGCCCAGCAACTGCGCGACACCGTGCAGGCCTGGTTGATGCGCCAGGCGCGCCGCCTGTTCACCGAGCGGCTGGATCACTTTGCGCCCCAGCTGGGCGTGCAGTGGAAAAAGCTCAGCCTGTCTTCGGCCGACACCCGCTGGGGCAGCGCCAGCGCCGACGGCTCGATCCGCCTGAACTGGCGCCTGATCCACTTTCGCCTGCCGGTCATCGACTACGTGGTGGTGCACGAGTTGGCGCACCTGCGCGAGATGAACCACAGCCCGCGCTTTTGGCAGCACGTGGAAGACGTGCTGCCCGACTACGCTGACCGGCGCGAGCAGCTCAAGGGCGAACCGGTGCCGCGCTGGTAGGCGCGGGCTGGATGCGCGCGCGTCAGGTGTACTTGCCGGTGAGCCCGCCGTCCACCACCAGTTCGGTGCCGGTCACGTAGGCGGCGGCATCCGAGGCCAGGAAGGCGCAGGCGTGCGCCACGTCCCAGGCGCTGCCCATGCGGCCCAGGGGCACCTGCCGGCCGCGCGCCGCGCGCGCCTCCTCCAGGTTGTCGGAGAACATCTTGGCCACCGTGCCGGCGATGCGCGGCGTGTCTATCAGGCCGGGCACCACCGTGTTGGCGCGCACGCCCTGCGCCGCGTACTGCTGCGCCAGCATGCGTGTGAACTGCACCACCGCCGCCTTGGTCACGCTGTAGGCCAGATGCGGGTAGCCCACATAGCGCAGCCCGGCCACCGAGGAGATCGCGATGACCGCGCCGCGCCGGCGCGCCAGCATGTCCGGCAGCGCCTGCTGCACGCACAGCAGCAGGCTGCCCACGTTGGCCGCGTGGATGCGCGCGAAGTCGTCGGCGCTGGTCTCCAGCGGGCCACCGGTCTGGCCTATGCCGACGTTGTGGTGCAGCACGTCGATGGGCCCGAAATGCGCGCGTGCCTCGGCAAAGAGGCGCTGCACGTCGGCCTCGATCGCCACGTCGCCCACCAGGGTGTACGCATGACCGCCTTCGGCGCGGATCAGGGCCGTGGTCTCCTGTGCCGAGGCGGCGTCGCGGTCGGCCACGCACACGCGCGCGCCCTGGCGCGCGTAGGTCACGCAGGCGGCGCGGCCGATGCTCCAGCCGGGCGCGGCCGAGCCACCTCCGGCCACGAACACCACGCGGCCCGTGAGGTCGGTGGGCAGCGCGGGGGGCGGGTTGGCGCTCATGGCGCCAGCCCCACGGTCATGCCGCCGCACACGTAGAGCACCTGGCCCGTGGTGAAGCCCGCGCGCGCGTCCAGCAGCGAGGCCACCTGGTGCGCGACCTCCTGCGGCTGGCCCATGCGCCGCACCGGAATCGTGTCCAGGATGCGCTGCGTCGCGGGCGCGCCGGGCGGGTTCACGCGCTCGAACAGCGCGGTGGCGATGGGGCCGGGGCCGACGGCGTTGACCGTGATGCCGTCGGCCGCCAGCTCCAGCGCCAGCGTGCGCGTGAGACCGTGCAGCGCCGCCTTGCTGGCCGAGTAGGCGATGCGTTCGCCCTTGCCCAGCGCCGCGCGGCTGGAGATGTTGACGATGCGCCCGAAGCGCGCCGCGCGCATGGCCGGCACCACGGCCTGCACGCAGGCGATGGAGGCGGCCACGTTGAGCGCCATCACGGCCTGCAGATCGGCGCGGCGAACCGCATCGATCGCGGCCGGCCGCACGATGCCCGCGTTGTTGACCAGCCGCGTGATGGCCCGGCCCTGCGTGGCTTGTGCCAGGGCCTGGCCCAGCGCCGCCTCGTCCAGCAGGTCGACCGCGATATGGGTCTCGTGCGGGCTGGCCGCGGCGGGCGCGGCGATGTCCAGGTTGACCACGTGCAGCCCGTCCATGACCAGGCGCTCCAGGATGGCGCGGCCGATGCCGCTGCTGGCGCCCGTGACAAGGGCGACTTCGCGTCCGGTGCCGCTGTTCATGCCTGTGCCTTGCCGGCCTGGCCCACGTAGGGAATGGCATGCTCCACCGTGTCCCAGATGAAGCGCCCCGATGGGCTGCGCTGCTCTTCCACCACGTGCGCCACCAGGCCCGCCGCGCGCGAGATGACGGCAAAGCCGCGCATCACCTCGGTGGGCACGCCGATCTCGCCCAGCACCGCCGCGACGGCGCCGGTGGCGTTGATCGTGATCGGGCGGCCCCAGGCCGCGTCCACCGCGCCCGACAGCATGTGCAGCGCGCGCAGATGGCGCCCGGCCAGCTCCGGTTCGGCGCCGGCCAGCTCCAGCAGCTTGTAGGCGCGCGGGTCCACCGGCTTGTGCAGATGGTGGCCGAAGCCCGGCATGGCCTTCTTGTCGGCGCGGTGCTGGCGCGCGATGGCCAGCGCTTCGGCCTCGGGGTCCGGCGCGGCCAGGATGCGGTCGAGCAGGCGCGAACAGTTCTCCATCGTGCCCACGAAGGAGCTGCCCACCGCCAGCAGGCCCGCGCTCACCGCGCCCTGCAGGTTTTCGGGCGCGCTCATGTAGACCAGCCGGGTGGCGATGGCACTGGGCGTGAGGCCGTGCTCCATCAGCACGATCAGCACCACGTCGGTGATGCGCATGTCCACCGGGCGCGGCGTGCGCCCGAGGATCTGCATCAGCATCACCTCGGTGAACGTCTTCTTGCCCATCAGGTCCTGCACCAGGTCGGCGTCGCCGTAGTGCAGGCTGGTCAGCGTGTGCGTGCACAACCGGGTGGTCGGGGTGGCGCTGGTGTTCATTTCGGTCTCCTTCATGGGTTTTTCAGGGTTTGGCCAGTGCCAGTTCGCGCACCGCGGACTTGAGCACCTTGCCCACGGTCGAGCGCGGCAGACTGTCGTGGAAGTGGATGCGCTTGGGTGTCTGCACCGGGCCCAGGCGCTCGCGCACGAAGGCGATCAGCTCGGCCTCGCTGGCCTGCTGGCCGGGGCGCAGCTGCACGGCGGCCTGCACCGTTTCGCCCCACTTGTCGTCGGGCAGGCCGAACACCGCGCACTCGTGCACGGCCGGGTGCTGGCCCAGCGCGTTCTCCACGTCCACGGGGTAGACGTTGAAGCCGCCCGTGATCACCAGGTCCTTGAGCCGGTCCTTCAGGTACAGAAAGCCGCGTTCGTCGATCAGGCCGCGGTCGCCGGTGTGCAGCCAGCCATCGACCAGCGTCTCGGCGGTCTTGTCGGGCAGGCGCCAGTAGCCCGTCATCAGAAGGTCGCCGCGCGCCACCACTTCCCCGACTTCCCCTGCGGGCAGCAGCCGGCCGTCCGGCGCCATGACCGCCACGTCGCTGAACCAGGTGGCGCGGCCGACGGCGGCCAGGTTGCGTTCGTCGTCGAAATCTTCCGGCCGCAGCACGGTCAGAATCTGCGGCGCCTCGGTCTGGCCGTAGGTGGTGCCCAGCACCGGGCCGAAGAAGGCGCGCACTTCCCGGATCTTTTCGGCCGGCATGGGGGCGCCGCCGTAGATCAAGCGGCGCAGCTTCGGGTAGTCGGCGCGGCTGGCGCCGGGCAGCGCCATCAGCATGTAGACCAGCGTCGGCGGCATGAAGCAGACGGTGCCACCGCGTTCGCGGAACGTGGTGCGCACGGCCTCGGCGCCCGCGCCTTCCATCACGACGTGGCAACCGCCCTGGGCGAGGATCGGCAGGACATAGGTCGAGGTGCCGTGCGTGATCGGCGCGGCCAGCACGTAGCGGTCGTTCTCGTCGAAGCCCCAGGCATGGATCTGGTTGACGATGTTCGCCATCCAGGCGCGGTAGGGTTGCATCACGCCCTTGGGCGCGCCGGTGGTGCCGCCGGTGAACTTGATGGCCTGCGTCGCATCGCCCGGCAGGTCCAGCCGGGGCTGCGGCGCACCGGCGTGCCGGCTTTCCAGTTCGCGCAACGTGGTGGTGCCTGGCTGCGGCTCGGCCGCGGTGCGTACGCGCGCGCCCGGTGCCCCGTCCAGCAGCCCGGCATAGGCGTCGTCCAGCACGAGGATCGAGGGCTCGGTGGCGTCGATGATGCGGCGCAGCTCCGGCCGGGTGCTCTTGGGGTTCAGCGGCACCCAGACCTTGCCGCAGGCCAGCACGGCGAGCAGCACGGCCAGGTGCTCGGCGCTGTTGCCCGCGCAGACGCCCACGCGGCTTTGCGGGCTGGGGTCCAACGCGGTGAGTCCGGCGGCCAGCGCCGTCACGCGCGCGGCCAGCGTGTCGTAGCGGATGCGGCTGCCGGGCGCATCGATGGCGATGCGCTCGGGCCACCGCCGGGCCGCGCGCCAGAAGAAGTCGATGGGGTACATGAGGCTGCGTCCTTCCTGTCGTTATTGGGCAGAGACACCCGCCGCCTTGACCACCTCGCGCCAGCGCTGCAGCTCGGCGCCCGCGAACTTGCGCGCGTCTTCCGGGGTGCCGCCTGCGGGCGTGGCGGCCATCTCGGCGAGGCGCTGGCGCACGTCCGGCTGGGCCAGCACCTTGTTCAGGGCCGCGTTGAGCTGCTCGATGATGGCCGGCGGTGTGCCGGCCGGCGCCGACAGTGCAAACCAAGACTGCACATCGAAGCCAGGATAGCCGGACTCGATCATCGTCGGCACCTCCGGCAGCAGCGCCGAACGCTGCGCGCTCGTGATGGCGATGGCGCGCAGCTTGCCTGCCTTCACGTGGGGCAGGGCGGAGGGCGTGTTGTCGAACATCGAATCCACCTGGCCGCCGATCAGGTCGGTGACTGCGGGCGCACTGCCCTTGTAGGGCACGTGCAGCATGTTCAGCTTGGAGCGCATCTTGAACATCTCGCCCGACAGGTGAATCGACGAGCCGCTGCCCGAGGACGCGAAGGTGATGCCGTTCTTCGATTCCTTGGCATAGCGGATGTAGTCGGCCAGGCTGCGGATCGGCAGCGCCGGGTTAACCACCAGGATGTTGGGGATCTTGGCGATGAGACCGATCAGATCGAAATCCTTCACCGGGTCGTAGCCCAGCTTGCTGTACAGCGTCGCGTTGATGGTGTTGGCAATCGTGTAGACGTACAGCGTGTAGCCATCGGGCGCCGCGCGGGCCACCAGTTCGGCGCCCAGGTTGCTGTTGGCGCCGGCGCGGTTGTCCACGATCACGGGCTGGCCCAGCTGCTCGCCCAGCTTGACGGCGATCAGGCGCGCGATCACATCCGTGGCGCCGCCGGCCGCGTACCCGACGACCAGCCTGACAGGCTTGGTCGGCCAGGCGCCGGGCTGCGCCTGCAGCGGCAGCGCGACGGCGCATGCCGCGGCGGTGGCGGCGAGGGCGAGCACGCGGCGGCGTGCCGCCGAGGGGGCGGAAAAGGCGTTCATGAAAATGTCTCCGTTTATGGTGAGTAAGGAACGGTCTGGCGCCCGCCGTGCGTGCTGCGGCACACTGCGCAGCGATGGGCGTCCACGGAGAATTCTTCAAGATGCGGCAGGCAAACACGAACGAAAACGTCCACCAGGCGGACATTCCAGCGCCACCCGGCCTGGCCGAGGCGGCGGACGGGCGCACGCTCAGGCGCGGTCTGCGCCTGCTGGACGCGCTGCAGGCCGCCGGCGACGAGGGCTTGCGCGTGGTGGACCTGTGCCGCGCCACCGGGCTGGAACGCGCCACCGTGCACCGGCTGCTGGACATACTGCAGGACAGCGGCTACGCCCAGCGCAGCGGGCGCTTCCGCTACGGCCCCGGGGCCAGGCTTCAGGGCGGCGCGCCGGCGCGGGTGCTGCCGAACATGGCGGTGCGGCTGCTGCCCGTGCTGGCGCGCGTGAGCCAGACGTGCGGCGACGCCGCCTTTGCCGTGGTGCGCGAGGGCCCGCTCTCACACTGCATTGCGCGCCACGTGGGCACCCACCCGGTTCAGGTGCTGGTCATCCAGGTGGGCACGCGCCAGCCGCTGGGGGTGGGGGCTGCCGGCCTGGCGCTGCTGGCCGCCCTGCCCGATGCCGAGGTGCAGGCGGTGGTGGCGGCCAACGCGCCGCAGCTGCCACGCTATGGCGGCATGACGCCCGAGCGCCAGCACATCCTGGTGCGCGCGACGCGCGAGCGCGGCTGGTCGGTGGTGGGCAACCACGCCACGCGCGACGTGCTCGGCGTCGGCATGGCGGTGCACGACGAGCGCGGCGAGCCGGTGGCGGCGATCAGCGTGGCCTCCACGCTGGCGCGCATGCCGCGCCAGCGCCAGCAGATGATCGCGCGCGCCTGCCGCGAAGGGCTGCGCGCCCTGTACGGTGGCGCAAGCTGATCCCGGGCGCGGTGTTCTGCCGCCCGGCCGCAGCAGCCGTGTTTTGTTGCCAATTTGCGCCCCAGCGCCCGCTGGATGCGCGCCGGCAGCTATGTTTATGAGAGCATTACCTCGATCTCGGCAAAGCCGATGTCGATCTGGTCTGCGGGCGCCGAGCAGCGCGCGCGCAATGCCGCCAGCGGCGGCGGCGCGGCGGGGGCGGTGCGCGCCTGCCATTCGTCCAGCAGCACGCCGAAGGCGCGCACGTCCAGCGCGCGCAGCGCCGGGTGCAGCGCGGGCTGGGCGGGGGGCAGGAAGGCGGCGGCGCCCAGGTCGCTGAGCCAGGCGCGCGGCCCGCAGCGCAGCAGGTTGTGCGCGTACAGGTCGCCGTGCACCAGGCCGCGCGCGTGCAGCCGTGCCATGGCGCCGGCCACCTGCCGCGCCAGCGCCAGCGCCTCGCTGGCTTGCAGGCGCAGCCCGGGCGGGTAGACGTCGCGCGTGCAGCTGTCGAAACTGGGCGGCCCGGCCAGCGCCCGGGTGCCGGGCGGCAAGCGGGCCAGCACCAGGGCGTGCGCGCCGTCGTCCGCATCGTGGTCCGCGCCGCTGGCCACGCCGCCCTCCTGGGCGCGGGGCCCGGCGCCGGCCTGCACCGGCCCGAGCACGGGCACCAGCGACTCGTGCGCGCCCGCCGCCAGGGCCGCGGCCATTTCGCTGCGGGGCCAGCCGTCGCTGGTCACGCGGCCCTTGAACTGCTTGACCGCCACGGCCTGGTGCGCGCCTGCGTGCTGCCAGGTGGCGGCGCGGATCACGCCCGAAGCGCCTTCGCCCAGCCGCTCGCCCAGCGCCAGCGCTTCGGCGGGAATGGCGCGCGCACTGGCGGCGGCCAGGGCCCGCGCCTCGGGCTGCGCCGTGAGCGGGTTGCCGCCCCAGGCCAGCCAAGCTAGGCGCGGCAAGGCGGGCAGCCAGTCGGGCAGGCGCTGAAATTGGTTGGCGGCGATGCGCAGCAGCTCCAGCGCGGGGGCTTGCCGCAGGCTGTCGGGCAGCGTGGCCAGCCGGTTGCCGGCCAGCATCAGCTTTTGCAGCCGGGGGCGCTGGCCCAGCGAGTCGGGCAAGGTGGCGATGGCGTTGTCGGTCAGGATCAACCAGCGCAGCGGCTGGGGCAGCGCCTCGGCCGGTACGTGGGCGATGGCGTTGGCCTTGAACCCCACCATCTCCAGCGCGGGGCATTCGCCCAGCACGCGTGGCAGTTCGGTGAACCGGTTGTTGGACGCAAAAAGGATGCGCAGCCGCTTGAAGCGGTGCAAGTCGGGCGGCAGCTCAGACAGCGCGTTGCCGGATACGTCCAGCAGTTCCAGCGTGTCGGCGTGGTCGAACACCGCGCGGGGCAGCGCCGTCAGGCCCTGGCCTTTCAGGCGCAGCTCACGCATGGCGGGGCTCTGGTGGGCAAGCCAAGGGGCGCGCGTGCGGTTCGATCAGGTGCAGCATTGGCGGCGCTGGCGCTTTCACCGCCACATCAATCTGCGCAAGGCGAAAAGCGCCACACGCCTTGCGGGTCGCGCCGCCGCACCAGTTGCCCGCCGTACCAAAGCCGGTGCAGGTGGGCGACCGATTCACCCAGCGCAAACGTGATCTGGTGCAAATCCAGCGGGCGCTTGAAGAGCACCGGCAGCATGTCGTAGGCGGAAACGGCGCGGCCCTGCGCCGCGGCCATCACTTCGGCCAGCCGGTCGCGGTGGTGGTCCTGCAACTGCTGGATGCGCGTGTGCAGGCCCTTGAACGGCTTGCCGTGCGAAGGCAACACCAGCGTGTCGGCGGGCAGGGGCAGGTAGCGCTCCAGCGAGTCAAGAAACAGCGACAGCGCGTCGGCTTCGGGCTCCATCTCGTACACGCTCACGTTGGTCGAGATGCGGGGCAGCACCATGTCGCCGCTGATCAGCACGCCCAGCGCTTCGCAGTACAGCGCCATGTGTTCGGGCGCGTGGCCAAAGCCGGAAATGCAACGCCAGCCGTGCCTGCCGATGCGCACCTGCTGCCCGTCTTGCAGCCGCGCGTACGACGGCGGCACGTCGGGCACCAGGTTGCGGTAGTAGCTCTTGCGGTTGCGGATCTGGTCCAGATCGTCCGCCTGCGCCATGCCGTGGCTTTGAAAGTAATCCGCCAGGCGCTCGCCGCCAAAACTGTTGACCACCTGGCTGGCGTAGCGCGCGTTCATGTAGTCGGTGGCGCTCATCCACAGGCGGCATTCGTGCTCGGGCGTGCTCCAGCGGGCGCAGATCCAGTGCGCTAGCCCCACGTGGTCGGGGTGCATGTGCGTGACGATCACGCGCAGCACGGGCAGGCCATCCAGCTGGGTGGCAAAGACCTGTTCCCACAGCGCGCGCGATTCGGGGTGGTCGATGCAGGTGTCCACCACTGTCCAGCCATCGCGGCCATCCACCTGGTCGCGCAGCAGCCACAGGTTGATGTGGTCCAGCGCGAACGGCAGCGCCATGCGCACCCAGCGCACGCCCGGCGCCAGTTCGATCGAGCCGCCCGGCGCCGGCAGTTGGTCGGCCAGGGGGTAGAGCAGGGCGCGCTCAAGTTCGTCGGAAACAGACATGTGGAAAACGCTGAGGTAGGATGAGCCGGTTGACGTGCACGTCAACCTGAAAGTCCATTCTAGGGATGGCCAGCGCGCGTTGCACAGTACATCGGAGACACCCTCAATCCCCGCCATGGCGACCACTTACAGCATCAGCGATCTGGCGCAGGAATTCGACCTGACACCGCGCGCCATGCGTTTTTACGAAGACATGGGCCTGCTGCAACCCGAGCGCAGCGGCCCGGGCGGGCGCGTGCGGGTGTATTCCAACCGCGACCGCGCGCGCCTCAAGCTCACGCTGCGCGCCAAGCGCCTGGGCCTTTCGCTGAATGAGGCGAAAGAGCTGATCGAGATGTACGACAGCCCCCGCGACACGGGGCCGCAGCTGCGCAAGTACCTGCAGGTGCTGGTCGGGCACCGCGCGCAGCTGGAGGCGCAGCGCGCCGAGCTGGACGCCACACTGGCCGAGATCGCCGAGCAGGAAAAAGAGGCCCGCAAGCTGCTGGCGCGGCAGCAGCCCGGGCGCACACGGCGGGCGGCCTTGTGATTGACGTTGACGTAAACGTCAATCAGAATCCGGGCCTGCCAGCATGCCACCTTCCATGAGCACTCCTGCCCACCCGGACCTATTCGTACGCGTTGCAGACAGCCTGGCCCGACAGGGCCTGATGCAGCACCTGGGTGCCCAGCTGCGCCGTGTAGAGCCGGGCATGGTCGAGATATGGCTGCCGTATTCCGACAAGGTCACCCAACAGCAGAACGGCTTTCATGGCGGCGCCATGGGCGCGTTGGCCGACATTGCCGGCGGTTACGCGGGCCTGACCGTGGCCGAGCCCGGCATGGAAGTCGTGACGGCCGAGTACAAGATCAACTTTCTGGGTGCCTACCAGAGCGGCACGCTGCGCGCCGTGGGCCGCGTGCTCAAGCCGGGCCGGCGCCTGATCGTCACCACCGCCGACGTCACGCACGTTGACGACGCGGGCAAGGAATCGCCCTGTGCGCTGATGCAGCAAACCCTGGTGCCCGTGCCCAAAACCTACTGACCAACGCCGCCTACTTTCAATTCCAGGAGACAACGACATGAGCAACCTGCCCGGCCTGAACTTCAACCTTGGCGAAGACATCGACGCCCTGCGCGATGCCGTGCGCGATTTCGCGCAGGCTGAGATCGCTCCGCGCGCCGCCGAGGTAGACCGCAGCGACCAGTTCCCGATGGACTTGTGGCGCAAGATGGGCGAGCTGGGCGTGCTGGGCATCACCGTGCCCGAGGAATACGGCGGCGCCAACATGGGCTACCTGGCGCACATGATCGCCATGGAAGAGATCAGCCGCGCCAGCGCGTCGATCGGCCTCAGCTACGGCGCTCACAGCAACCTGTGCGTCAACCAGATCAAGCGCAACGGCAGCGACGCGCAAAAAGCCAAGTACCTGCCCAAGCTGATCAGCGGCGAGCACGTGGGCGCCCTGGCCATGAGCGAGCCTGGCGCGGGCAGCGACGTAATCAGCATGAAGCTGCGCGCCGAAGACAAGGGCGGCTACTACCTGCTCAACGGCACCAAGATGTGGATCACCAACGGCCCCGATGCCGACACGATGGTCGTCTACGCTAAGACCGAGCCCGAACTGGGCGCGCGCGGCGTGACCGCCTTCATCGTTGAAAAAGGCATGAAGGGCTTTTCCACCGCGCAAAAGCTGGACAAGCTGGGCATGCGCGGCAGCCACACGGGCGAGATGGTGTTCAACAACGTCGAGGTGCCTGAATCGCACATCTTGGGCGGGCTGAACCAGGGCGCCAGGGTTCTGATGAGCGGCCTGGATTAC
This genomic interval from Ottowia oryzae contains the following:
- a CDS encoding MBL fold metallo-hydrolase — protein: MSVSDELERALLYPLADQLPAPGGSIELAPGVRWVRMALPFALDHINLWLLRDQVDGRDGWTVVDTCIDHPESRALWEQVFATQLDGLPVLRVIVTHMHPDHVGLAHWICARWSTPEHECRLWMSATDYMNARYASQVVNSFGGERLADYFQSHGMAQADDLDQIRNRKSYYRNLVPDVPPSYARLQDGQQVRIGRHGWRCISGFGHAPEHMALYCEALGVLISGDMVLPRISTNVSVYEMEPEADALSLFLDSLERYLPLPADTLVLPSHGKPFKGLHTRIQQLQDHHRDRLAEVMAAAQGRAVSAYDMLPVLFKRPLDLHQITFALGESVAHLHRLWYGGQLVRRRDPQGVWRFSPCAD
- a CDS encoding leucine-rich repeat-containing protein kinase family protein, with the protein product MRELRLKGQGLTALPRAVFDHADTLELLDVSGNALSELPPDLHRFKRLRILFASNNRFTELPRVLGECPALEMVGFKANAIAHVPAEALPQPLRWLILTDNAIATLPDSLGQRPRLQKLMLAGNRLATLPDSLRQAPALELLRIAANQFQRLPDWLPALPRLAWLAWGGNPLTAQPEARALAAASARAIPAEALALGERLGEGASGVIRAATWQHAGAHQAVAVKQFKGRVTSDGWPRSEMAAALAAGAHESLVPVLGPVQAGAGPRAQEGGVASGADHDADDGAHALVLARLPPGTRALAGPPSFDSCTRDVYPPGLRLQASEALALARQVAGAMARLHARGLVHGDLYAHNLLRCGPRAWLSDLGAAAFLPPAQPALHPALRALDVRAFGVLLDEWQARTAPAAPPPLAALRARCSAPADQIDIGFAEIEVMLS
- a CDS encoding IclR family transcriptional regulator, with translation MRQANTNENVHQADIPAPPGLAEAADGRTLRRGLRLLDALQAAGDEGLRVVDLCRATGLERATVHRLLDILQDSGYAQRSGRFRYGPGARLQGGAPARVLPNMAVRLLPVLARVSQTCGDAAFAVVREGPLSHCIARHVGTHPVQVLVIQVGTRQPLGVGAAGLALLAALPDAEVQAVVAANAPQLPRYGGMTPERQHILVRATRERGWSVVGNHATRDVLGVGMAVHDERGEPVAAISVASTLARMPRQRQQMIARACREGLRALYGGAS
- a CDS encoding tripartite tricarboxylate transporter substrate binding protein, coding for MNAFSAPSAARRRVLALAATAAACAVALPLQAQPGAWPTKPVRLVVGYAAGGATDVIARLIAVKLGEQLGQPVIVDNRAGANSNLGAELVARAAPDGYTLYVYTIANTINATLYSKLGYDPVKDFDLIGLIAKIPNILVVNPALPIRSLADYIRYAKESKNGITFASSGSGSSIHLSGEMFKMRSKLNMLHVPYKGSAPAVTDLIGGQVDSMFDNTPSALPHVKAGKLRAIAITSAQRSALLPEVPTMIESGYPGFDVQSWFALSAPAGTPPAIIEQLNAALNKVLAQPDVRQRLAEMAATPAGGTPEDARKFAGAELQRWREVVKAAGVSAQ
- a CDS encoding class I adenylate-forming enzyme family protein → MYPIDFFWRAARRWPERIAIDAPGSRIRYDTLAARVTALAAGLTALDPSPQSRVGVCAGNSAEHLAVLLAVLACGKVWVPLNPKSTRPELRRIIDATEPSILVLDDAYAGLLDGAPGARVRTAAEPQPGTTTLRELESRHAGAPQPRLDLPGDATQAIKFTGGTTGAPKGVMQPYRAWMANIVNQIHAWGFDENDRYVLAAPITHGTSTYVLPILAQGGCHVVMEGAGAEAVRTTFRERGGTVCFMPPTLVYMLMALPGASRADYPKLRRLIYGGAPMPAEKIREVRAFFGPVLGTTYGQTEAPQILTVLRPEDFDDERNLAAVGRATWFSDVAVMAPDGRLLPAGEVGEVVARGDLLMTGYWRLPDKTAETLVDGWLHTGDRGLIDERGFLYLKDRLKDLVITGGFNVYPVDVENALGQHPAVHECAVFGLPDDKWGETVQAAVQLRPGQQASEAELIAFVRERLGPVQTPKRIHFHDSLPRSTVGKVLKSAVRELALAKP